The Acetomicrobium sp. S15 = DSM 107314 genomic interval GGATGAATAATGGATTTCGATCTTAATGAAGAGCAACAGATGATAAAAAAGATGGTGGCGGATTTTGCCGACAAGGAAATCGCGCCCGTTTCAGCCCAGTATGACCAGGAAGAGAAATTTCCAGAAGAGATCGTCAAGAAAATGGGAGCGCTTGGGATATTTGGCACCGTCATTCCGGAGGAATACGGAGGCGGAGGGTTCGACTACATATCGCACGCCCTCGTGGCTGAGGAGTTGGGGCGCGTGGATTCCTCTGTGCGCGGCATCTACTCGGTCCAGATTTCACTTGTAGCGCTTTCAATTTTAAGATGGGGCACGGAAGATCAAAAGCGCACCTATGTACCGAGATTGGCTTCTGGTGAAATATTGGGATGCTTCGGCTTGACCGAGCCTAATTCGGGAAGCGACGTGGCCAGTATGCAGGCAAGCGCCGTCCTCGATGGCGACAGCTACATATTGAACGGCAACAAGATGTGGATTTCAAACGGTTGCGCAGATGTGGCCTTAATATTCGCAAAGACAGACAAGTCTGCCGGCCATAGAGGAATTACTGCCTTCATCGTAGATACGAAGACGCCCGGCTTTTCATCCAGAGATATCCATGGCAAGCTCGGTCT includes:
- a CDS encoding acyl-CoA dehydrogenase family protein → MDFDLNEEQQMIKKMVADFADKEIAPVSAQYDQEEKFPEEIVKKMGALGIFGTVIPEEYGGGGFDYISHALVAEELGRVDSSVRGIYSVQISLVALSILRWGTEDQKRTYVPRLASGEILGCFGLTEPNSGSDVASMQASAVLDGDSYILNGNKMWISNGCADVALIFAKTDKSAGHRGITAFIVDTKTPGFSSRDIHGKLGLRASSTAELILEDVRVPKENVLGNPGDGFKVAMSALDNGRYTVAAGCVGTAQGCYDAAKKYALERVQFGKPIAGHQLIQEHFAEMAINIDAGRFLVYRAGHLKNKGVRCTREVSMAKLFCGEMVNRVAYRAIQIFGGYGFSNEFPVERFYRDARINTLYEGTSEIQKLIIASSDLGISAFA